From the Lathyrus oleraceus cultivar Zhongwan6 chromosome 4, CAAS_Psat_ZW6_1.0, whole genome shotgun sequence genome, one window contains:
- the LOC127073987 gene encoding uncharacterized protein LOC127073987, which yields MNINYNHIQSDSQHALEQGTMSQEMMEELRNGQEALKEELNLLKSQMRWVLENLQVLLGKEGHPIYAAATKRATTPHTSGVTPSQGKFYVETPHLPVYGPPSRRHHQHPLAIAPQSHRSQVQNKNQNQNKRNENHSDPIPVPYSKLYPQLIQNALVTPRALAPVSPYLPWYNPNATCEFHKGALGHDLDSCLALKALVRGLINKNSLIFEEDHPKVKCEYHTGTMGHSIEECKSFKLKLQGLIDIGSPTLKEEGLGTYALISEPGNEKGKGPLTPLKVLFHKEDVRDVANELSLFPGKSIEIPSWISNVTTHTNERKGEVSSGSKRAAFNDEIEGKEFEDHPANVKKLVDPNLQVAENKQLAMPKVLYQQPPSSGLHCQQTWFAPHPNQQAQGPRYQEQHMLQNNLERRNDPRHPVFMTYSQLLQPLIQNSLVVPKSLKSVPQPYPPGYNPNEKCGYHAGSEGHSTEDCDAFKAKVQQLIDNRYIAFQEGSLLVNVNPSTGQVRRSQGVFP from the exons ATGAACATTAACTACAACCATATT caaagtgattctcaacacgcgttAGAACAAggaaccatgtctcaggagatgatggaaGAGCTAAGAAATGgccaagaagcactgaaggaggaacttaaccttttgaagagccaaatgagatgggtcttggaaaatttgcaagtcttgttgggaaaagagggtcacccaatatacgctgctgcaacaaagagagctactacgcCACATAcatctggtgttaccccaagtcaagggaaattctatgtggaaactcctcatttaccagtatatggacctccctcaagacgtcatcatcaacatcctctggctattgctcctcaaagtcaccgaagtcaggttcagaacaaaaatcagaatcagaacaagaggaacgAAAATCACAGTGACCCaattccggtgccatatagcaagctatacccacaactgatccagaatgctttggtgacccctcgagctctcgcacctgtgtcaccatacctgccatggtacaatccaaatgcaacatgtgaattccataaaggagcattgggacatgacctggattcttgcttagcgTTGAAAGCCTTGGTGCGAGGGTTGATTAACAAAAACAGCTTaatctttgaagaagatcatccgaaggtcaagtgcgaataccatactgggacaatggggcactccatcgaggaatgcaagagttttaagctcaagctgcaaggattgattgacatagggtcaccaacactcaaggaggaaggcttAGGTACATATGCCTTGATTTCTGagccaggtaatgagaaagggaaaggacccttgacacccctcaaggttttgttccacaaggaagatgtcagggatgtggctaatgagctatcattgtttcctggtaagagcattgagataccgtcttggatttccaatgtcacgacccataccaatgaaagaaaaggagaggtgagtagtggatccaagagggctgcgttcaacgatgagatagaaggaaaagaatttgaagatcatcctgccaatgtcaaaaaacttgttgatcccaaccttcaagtggcTGAAAATAAGCAGTTAGCAATGCCCAAAGTGTTGTACCAGCAACCACCATCTTCTGGTCTTCATTGCCAACAAACCTGGTTTGCTCCTCATCCAAATCAACAAGCCCAAGGCCCGAGATATCAAGAGCAACATATGCTTCAAAATAACTTGGAAAGAAGAAATGATCCTCGACATCCAGTCTTCATGACATATAGCCAACTCCTACAACCTctgattcaaaactcgttggtggttcccaagtctcttaagtcggttccacaaccttacccacccgggtataacccaaatgagaaatgtggatatcatgccggatCAGAAGGGCACTCAACTGAAGACTGTGacgctttcaaagccaaagtacagCAGCTGATTGACAACaggtacatagcctttcaagaaggaagcttgTTGGTAAATGTTAACCCATCGACCGGACAAGTGCGAAGATCTCAAGGGGTGTTCCCCTAA